The following proteins come from a genomic window of Solea solea chromosome 3, fSolSol10.1, whole genome shotgun sequence:
- the camta2 gene encoding calmodulin-binding transcription activator 2 isoform X1: MSHKEMVSTETENKGQRKVFLPNKLLECLPRSSTLPNERLRWNTNEEIASYLITFDRHDEWLSCSLKTRPKNGSIILYNRKKVKYRKDGYCWKTRKDGKTTREDHMKLKVQGMECLYGCYVHSSIVPTFHRRCYWLLQNPDIVLVHYLNVPSLEDSGKCSPLLCGVADRHDSVRWSRDDLLSQLKPMFHSMKCSLGSGDFSIEELVQHILERQRTKPQPRTHTCLCNTAQVSPGVNIPHRCNSTKHRIISPKLPAAAGSSPSPLAAEAGDAGRAGGGGDAKLPHLQAQSSPASSPCPTSTAASSPPQPHRTATITMSNHSNGFYGDRRANLTTVALPQNAVIVMATATAIAGGRGAGNSGGGARGEEAGQRRSLSLTQSSQLLLSPTAATTVQASGVASCPSPPTSSSPTPSSLPPAAVQASGVATLSLTLLPSPVIGGLLLTPSSSSLRSRPPAATSPPSPPSPCSPPPPTFDPDSFLNSPKQGQTYGGPPPLPLPPYSSSSPLSPPSLALSLSPTSTPPSSVSPPSSLSSSSSSSEVDRRNSASSSPPSCSLPLSIALSPTSTGAPPLLPLCLELGALGQNGGGSEEVGGAEEVKDRRGCGDDDDDDDDEGRAPPTKLALLQPSHTPSTSSPQQQTGSNSASRTLVCQQATSPQAANHMQQQADGQPSLVLRTPYTHQSAVEAPPPAQISHQPVVLHQPSIIMKDASVSAPAAVTMAPAHLNTPPVQVKEESGRVYNSEGTHMESSLEEEEEEEGLEPGERGGEELDISFDSQFPDLISDLIPEDASPVTAHSATAPPNQPLFPAGVRYVVPPQPSPSSSFLPFPHPLPSSSTRLTSITDFSPEWSYPEGGVKVLITGPWSELSGRYSCVFDQSTVPASLIQPGVLRCYCPAHEAGLVCLQVLESGGSVSSSVLFEYRARNASSLPSSQLDWLSLDDNQFRMSILERLEQMERRMAEMAARDNNQQHQQQQQQHHHHYHQQHGNQVPALPPPPLPEDQEQWFERRIVGVCERMIRVGRWGGGGGGGRERLHHPVRHRGMTLLHLAAAQGYTHLIQTLIYWRSVNSDSLDLEQEVDPLNVDHFSCTPLMWACALGHQRAAELLYSWNSLALGIPDSLGRLPLAVARSRGHTRLATALEELHTSTRSIPGDTRTPVTPQPQPPPSPLSTSPDTGLSSSSSLPSPSDPSSPSPSSAYSSGPTPMDTSPSSPSSPSSPSTSPPSASSLPALSMWGEEPSDGFSTGLNPGGSRDSPLYLMEYESASLGHTHLYTQMVGGRRTHAATPAATLEEQLLSYSENAENEGEEEEYLEEEVLQVDMATLAEQIIEATPERIKQEDFPKGAESPLRERRDNPAIQDTWLATYLDTVDAHTHSPPRRLCPPSPLSALALQRLRPPSSAAWAEFLNASTNGKMERDFALLTLTDGEQRELYEAARVIQNAFRRYKGRRLKEQQDMAAAVIQRCYRKYKQLTWIALKYALYKKMTQAAILIQSKFRSYYEQKRFQQSRRAAVLIQQYYRSYKQAPRGGASHNSKIKGSFLTKKQDQAARKIMRFLRRCRHRIKELKQTRELERRGLTTL, encoded by the exons ATGAGCCACAAGGAGATGGTTTCCACGGAGACAG AGAACAAAGGACAGAGAAAGGTGTTTCTCCCTAACAAGCTGCTTGAGTGTCTCCCTCGCTCTTCCACTCTGCCAAATGAGCGTCTGCGTTGGAACACTAATGAA GAGATCGCCTCTTACCTGATAACGTTCGACAGACATGACGAGTGGCTCTCCTGCTCCTTAAAAACCAG gCCGAAGAACGGCAGCATCATCCTGTACAACAGGAAGAAGGTGAAGTACAGGAAGGACGGATACTGCTGGAAGACGAGGAAGGATGGAAAGACGACAAGAGAGGACCACATGAAGCTGAAGGTCCAGGGCATGGAG TGCCTGTACGGTTGCTATGTCCATTCCTCCATCGTGCCAACATTCCACAGACGATGCTACTGGCTgctgcag aacCCAGACATTGTGTTGGTCCACTACCTGAATGTGCCGTCCCTGGAGGATTCTGGGAAATGCAGTCCGCTGCTGTGTGGTGTGGCCGATCGCCATGACAGCGTGAGGTGGAGCCGAGATGACCTGCTCAGTCAGCTGAAGCCCATGT TTCACAGTATGAAGTGTTCCCTGGGTTCGGGGGATTTCAGCATCGAGGAACTGGTGCAGCACATTCTGGAGCGGCAGAGAACCAAACCACAGccgcgcacacacacctgtctctgTAACACCGCCCAGG tttcTCCAGGAGTGAACATTCCTCATCGCTGTAACAGCACCAAGCATCGCATCATCTCGCCCAAACTGCCCGCTGCTGCCGGGTCCTCGCCTTCCCCGCTCGCCGCTGAGGCAGGGGATGCTGGGAGggcaggagggggaggagatgcCAAATTGCCCCACCTGCAGGCTCAAAGCAGCCCCGCCTCCTCGCCCTGCCCCACCTCCAC cgccgcctcctctccccctcaaCCCCACAGAACCGCCACCATCACCATGAGTAACCATAGCAACGGCTTCTACGGTGACCGGCGCGCCAACCTGACCACGGTGGCGCTGCCTCAGAACGCTGTTATCGTCATGGCTACAGCCACTGCCATCGCAGGAGGGCGAGGGGCAGGAAACTCGGGAGGCGGGGCCAGAGGGGAGGAGGCGGGGCAGAGGAGGAGCCTGTCACTCACCCAGTCAAGCCAATTATTGCTTTCCCCCACTGCGGCCACCACTGTCCAGGCGTCAGGGGTGGCCTCATGCCCCTCCCCTCCAACCTCCTCCTCACCtactccctcctccctcccccccgcTGCTGTCCAGGCGTCAGGTGTGGCCACCCTCTCCCTCACCCTTCTCCCCTCTCCAGTCATCGGAGGCCTCCtcctcaccccctcctcctcctcgctccgCTCTCGTCCTCCTGCTGCAACTTCCCCTCCTTCTCCCCCTTCCCCCTGCTCACCGCCTCCACCCACGTTTGACCCTGACTCCTTCTTGAACTCTCCAAAACAGGGTCAGACCTACGGTggcccccctcctcttcctctccccccttactcctcctcttccccgcTGTCTCCCCCATCCctggctctctccctctcccctacGTCCACCCCTCCATCCTCTGTGTCCCCTccatcctccctctcctcctcctcctcctcctctgaggtGGACAGACGAAACTCTGCCTCCTCTTCCCCGCCATCATGCTCCCTCCCCCTTTCGATTGCCCTGTCTCCCACTTCCACTGGGGCCccgcccctcctccccctctgcctGGAGCTGGGAGCTCTGGGACAGAACGGGGGCGGGTCTGAGGAGGTGGGTGGAGCTGAGGAGGTGAAGGACAGAAGAGgttgtggtgatgatgatgatgatgatgatgacgaaggCAGGGCTCCTCCCACCAAGCTGGCATTGCTACAG CCAAGCCACACCCCCTCTACCTCATCACCACAGCAACAGACAGGAAGCAACTCTGCTTCCCGGACCCTGGTTTGCCAACAGGCGACTTCTCCCCAGGCAGCCAATCACATGCAGCAACAAGCTGACGGACAGCCCTCATTGGTGCTGAGAACGCCCTACACTCACCAGTCTGCAGTTGAGGCCCCGCCCCCTGCTCAAATATCCCATCAACCCGTGGTTCTGCACCAACCATCAATTATCATGAAAGATGCGTCTGTCTCCGCCCCTGCTGCCGTCACCATGGCCCCTGCTCACTTGAACACACCCCCTGTACAGGTTAAGGAGGAGTCTGGGCGGGTCTACAACTCTGAGGGCACCCACATGGAGTCGTccttggaggaggaggaggaggaggaggggctggAGCCCGGTGAGCGGGGAGGGGAGGAGCTTGACATCTCCTTCGACAGCCAGTTTCCTGACCTCATCTCTGACCTCATCCCCGAGGACGCCAGTCCTGTTACAGCTCACTCCGCCACCGCCCCTCCAAACCAGCCGCTGTTCCCTGCGGGCGTGCGATACGTGGTGCCGCCTCagccctctccctcctcctccttcctgccATTCCCTCACCCgctgccctcctcctccaccagacTCACCTCCATCACTGACTTCTCCCCGGAGTGGTCGTACCCCGAG ggtGGTGTGAAGGTGTTGATCACAGGACCGTGGAGTGAGCTCTCGGGTCGATACTCGTGTGTGTTCGACCAGAGCACTGTCCCCGCTTCATTGATCCAGCCGGGAGTCCTGCGCTGCTACTGCCCTg CGCACGAGGCCGGCCTGGTGTGTCTGCAGGTGCTGGAGTCGGGAGGTTccgtttcttcttctgttctgtTCGAGTACCGAGCGAGAAATGCCAGCTCTCTGCCCAGCTCCCAGCTCGACTGGCTCTCACTGGACG ATAATCAGTTCAGGATGTCCATCCTGGAGCGGCTGGAGCAGATGGAGCGCAGAATGGCCGAGATGGCTGCCCGTGACAACAACCAGcagcaccaacaacaacaacaacaacatcatcatcattatcatcaacaGCACGGCAACCAAGTACCAGCACTTCCTCCGCCACCCCTACCCGAGGACCAGGAACAG TGGTTTGAGAGGAGGATCGTGGGAGTGTGTGAGCGAATGATTAGGGTGGGACgatggggaggaggaggcggaggaggcagagagaggctTCATCACCCTGTCCGCCACCGTGGGATGACACTGCTCCACCTGGCTGCTGCACAGGGATACACACACCTGATACAGACTCTGATCTACtggag GAGTGTGAACAGCGACTCTCTGGACCTGGAGCAGGAAGTTGATCCTCTGAATGTTGACCACTTCTCCTGCACCCCGCTG atgTGGGCTTGTGCGCTGGGCCACCAGAGGGCGGCTGAGCTATTGTACAGCTGGAACAGTCTGGCTCTGGGGATCCCCGACTCGCTTGGACGTCTGCCGCTCGCCGTCGCTCGCTCCCGAGGACACACGCGCCTCGCCACGGCGCTGGAGGAGCTGCACACGAGTACGCGGTCCATCCCCGGGGACACGCGCACGCCGGTGACGCCGCAGCCACAGCCGCCACCGTCTCCTCTGTCCACGAGCCCCGACACAG GTCTGAGCTCCTCCAGCAGCCTCCCCTCGCCCAGCgacccctcctccccctccccaagCTCTGCTTACTCCAGTGGGCCCACGCCCATGGACACCTCCCCTTCCTCACcctcttccccctcctccccctccacctcccctccctctgcctcctcccTTCCTGCTCTGTCCATGTGGGGGGAGGAGCCAAGTGATGGCTTCAGCACAG GTCTGAACCCGGGAGGCTCCAGAGATTCCCCCCTGTACCTCATGGAGTACGAGAGCGCCTCCCTTGGCCACACGCACCTTTACACACAGATGGTAGGGGGGCGGCGGACACACGCGGCCACACCGGCAGCGACGctggaggagcagctgctgAGCTACAGCGAGAACGCCGAGAACGAAGGCGAGGAAGAGGAGtacctggaggaggaggtgctaCAG GTTGACATGGCAACGCTGGCTGAGCAAATCATTGAGGCGACCCCTGAGAGAATCAAGCAGGAGGACTTCCCCAAAGGGGCGGAGTCACCGCTCAGAGAGCGACGTGACAACCCTGCCATACAGGACACCTGGCTGGCCACTTACCTGGACACTGTTgacgctcacactcactccccACCGAG GCGGTTGTGCCCCCCCTCGCCTCTCAGTGCACTGGCCCTTCAGAGGCTCCGCCCCCCCTCCTCGGCAGCCTGGGCGGAGTTCTTGAATGCGTCGACCAAtgggaagatggagagagactTTGCCCTCCTGACACTGACAGACGGCGAGCAGAGAGAGCTGTACGAGGCCGCCAGAGTCATCCAGAACGCCTTCAGGAGATACAAG GGTCGGAGGTTAAAGGAGCAGCAGGACATGGCTGCAGCCGTCATTCAGAGGTGCTACAGGAAATACAAACag CTAACATGGATAGCTCTGAAG TACGCGCTCTACAAGAAGATGACGCAGGCGGCCATCTTGATCCAGTCCAAGTTCCGCTCGTACTACGAGCAGAAACGTTTCCAGCAGAGCCGGCGGGCGGCGGTCCTCATCCAGCAGTACTACCGCAGCTACAAGCAGGCGCCACGTGGGGGCGCCAGCCACAACAGCAAGATCAA GGGCTCGTTCCTGACAAAGAAACAAGACCAGGCAGCGAGGAAGATCATGAGGTTTCTGAGACGCTGCAgacacag GATCAAGGAGCTGAAGCAGACGAGGgagctggagaggagaggactgaCGACATTATGA
- the nppcl2 gene encoding C-type natriuretic peptide 2 — protein sequence MAPSLSLSVLPLLLLFLYLIAAVESRPPPQRDDKQVLHTLFGSRLSSLILATATSDDVTEGSAGPATPTGVVAPSHGVGRRLGDRREAVPRFFLDFLQRQAKTKRRSRKSMMGGRGCFGRKMDRIGSISGLGC from the exons ATGGCGCCTTCTTTGTCCTTAtctgtccttcctctcctcctcctcttcctctaccTCATCGCTGCCGTGGAGTCGAGACCGCCACCTCAACGGGACGACAAACAG GTGTTGCACACTCTGTTTGGCTCTCGGCTCTCTTCTCTCATCTTGGCAACGGCCAcctctgatgatgtcactgagggCTCGGCGGGACCCGCCACCCCCACCGGAGTAGTGGCTCCGAGTCACGGTGTTGGGCGGAGATTGGGTGACAGACGGGAGGCGGTCCCTCGCTTCTTCCTCGACTTCCTACAGCGCCAGGCAAAGACGAAGAGACGGAGCCGGAAGTCGATGATGGGGGGAAGAGGATGCTTCGGGAGGAAGATGGACCGCATCGGCTCCATCAGCGGACTGGGCTGTTAG
- the zgc:85858 gene encoding stress-associated endoplasmic reticulum protein 1: MSAVQRMKVANERHSKTITQRGHVQKTSRPVNEEKSPVGPWLLALFVFVVCGSAIFQIIQSIRQGM, translated from the exons ATGTCGGCGGTGCAGCGTATGAAAGTGGCGAACGAGCGGCACAGCAAGACGATCACACAGCGGGGACACGTCCAGAAGACATCG cgGCCTGTAAATGAAGAAAAGTCTCCGGTGGGTCCGTGGCTTCTTgccctctttgtctttgtggttTGTGGATCAG CCATCTTCCAGATCATCCAGAGCATCAGACAGGGCATGTGA
- the camta2 gene encoding calmodulin-binding transcription activator 2 isoform X2 — MSHKEMVSTETENKGQRKVFLPNKLLECLPRSSTLPNERLRWNTNEEIASYLITFDRHDEWLSCSLKTRPKNGSIILYNRKKVKYRKDGYCWKTRKDGKTTREDHMKLKVQGMECLYGCYVHSSIVPTFHRRCYWLLQNPDIVLVHYLNVPSLEDSGKCSPLLCGVADRHDSVRWSRDDLLSQLKPMFHSMKCSLGSGDFSIEELVQHILERQRTKPQPRTHTCLCNTAQVSPGVNIPHRCNSTKHRIISPKLPAAAGSSPSPLAAEAGDAGRAGGGGDAKLPHLQAQSSPASSPCPTSTAASSPPQPHRTATITMSNHSNGFYGDRRANLTTVALPQNAVIVMATATAIAGGRGAGNSGGGARGEEAGQRRSLSLTQSSQLLLSPTAATTVQASGVASCPSPPTSSSPTPSSLPPAAVQASGVATLSLTLLPSPVIGGLLLTPSSSSLRSRPPAATSPPSPPSPCSPPPPTFDPDSFLNSPKQGQTYGGPPPLPLPPYSSSSPLSPPSLALSLSPTSTPPSSVSPPSSLSSSSSSSEVDRRNSASSSPPSCSLPLSIALSPTSTGAPPLLPLCLELGALGQNGGGSEEVGGAEEVKDRRGCGDDDDDDDDEGRAPPTKLALLQPSHTPSTSSPQQQTGSNSASRTLVCQQATSPQAANHMQQQADGQPSLVLRTPYTHQSAVEAPPPAQISHQPVVLHQPSIIMKDASVSAPAAVTMAPAHLNTPPVQVKEESGRVYNSEGTHMESSLEEEEEEEGLEPGERGGEELDISFDSQFPDLISDLIPEDASPVTAHSATAPPNQPLFPAGVRYVVPPQPSPSSSFLPFPHPLPSSSTRLTSITDFSPEWSYPEGGVKVLITGPWSELSGRYSCVFDQSTVPASLIQPGVLRCYCPAHEAGLVCLQVLESGGSVSSSVLFEYRARNASSLPSSQLDWLSLDDNQFRMSILERLEQMERRMAEMAARDNNQQHQQQQQQHHHHYHQQHGNQVPALPPPPLPEDQEQWFERRIVGVCERMIRVGRWGGGGGGGRERLHHPVRHRGMTLLHLAAAQGYTHLIQTLIYWRSVNSDSLDLEQEVDPLNVDHFSCTPLMWACALGHQRAAELLYSWNSLALGIPDSLGRLPLAVARSRGHTRLATALEELHTSTRSIPGDTRTPVTPQPQPPPSPLSTSPDTGLSSSSSLPSPSDPSSPSPSSAYSSGPTPMDTSPSSPSSPSSPSTSPPSASSLPALSMWGEEPSDGFSTGLNPGGSRDSPLYLMEYESASLGHTHLYTQMVGGRRTHAATPAATLEEQLLSYSENAENEGEEEEYLEEEVLQVDMATLAEQIIEATPERIKQEDFPKGAESPLRERRDNPAIQDTWLATYLDTVDAHTHSPPRRLCPPSPLSALALQRLRPPSSAAWAEFLNASTNGKMERDFALLTLTDGEQRELYEAARVIQNAFRRYKGRRLKEQQDMAAAVIQRCYRKYKQYALYKKMTQAAILIQSKFRSYYEQKRFQQSRRAAVLIQQYYRSYKQAPRGGASHNSKIKGSFLTKKQDQAARKIMRFLRRCRHRIKELKQTRELERRGLTTL; from the exons ATGAGCCACAAGGAGATGGTTTCCACGGAGACAG AGAACAAAGGACAGAGAAAGGTGTTTCTCCCTAACAAGCTGCTTGAGTGTCTCCCTCGCTCTTCCACTCTGCCAAATGAGCGTCTGCGTTGGAACACTAATGAA GAGATCGCCTCTTACCTGATAACGTTCGACAGACATGACGAGTGGCTCTCCTGCTCCTTAAAAACCAG gCCGAAGAACGGCAGCATCATCCTGTACAACAGGAAGAAGGTGAAGTACAGGAAGGACGGATACTGCTGGAAGACGAGGAAGGATGGAAAGACGACAAGAGAGGACCACATGAAGCTGAAGGTCCAGGGCATGGAG TGCCTGTACGGTTGCTATGTCCATTCCTCCATCGTGCCAACATTCCACAGACGATGCTACTGGCTgctgcag aacCCAGACATTGTGTTGGTCCACTACCTGAATGTGCCGTCCCTGGAGGATTCTGGGAAATGCAGTCCGCTGCTGTGTGGTGTGGCCGATCGCCATGACAGCGTGAGGTGGAGCCGAGATGACCTGCTCAGTCAGCTGAAGCCCATGT TTCACAGTATGAAGTGTTCCCTGGGTTCGGGGGATTTCAGCATCGAGGAACTGGTGCAGCACATTCTGGAGCGGCAGAGAACCAAACCACAGccgcgcacacacacctgtctctgTAACACCGCCCAGG tttcTCCAGGAGTGAACATTCCTCATCGCTGTAACAGCACCAAGCATCGCATCATCTCGCCCAAACTGCCCGCTGCTGCCGGGTCCTCGCCTTCCCCGCTCGCCGCTGAGGCAGGGGATGCTGGGAGggcaggagggggaggagatgcCAAATTGCCCCACCTGCAGGCTCAAAGCAGCCCCGCCTCCTCGCCCTGCCCCACCTCCAC cgccgcctcctctccccctcaaCCCCACAGAACCGCCACCATCACCATGAGTAACCATAGCAACGGCTTCTACGGTGACCGGCGCGCCAACCTGACCACGGTGGCGCTGCCTCAGAACGCTGTTATCGTCATGGCTACAGCCACTGCCATCGCAGGAGGGCGAGGGGCAGGAAACTCGGGAGGCGGGGCCAGAGGGGAGGAGGCGGGGCAGAGGAGGAGCCTGTCACTCACCCAGTCAAGCCAATTATTGCTTTCCCCCACTGCGGCCACCACTGTCCAGGCGTCAGGGGTGGCCTCATGCCCCTCCCCTCCAACCTCCTCCTCACCtactccctcctccctcccccccgcTGCTGTCCAGGCGTCAGGTGTGGCCACCCTCTCCCTCACCCTTCTCCCCTCTCCAGTCATCGGAGGCCTCCtcctcaccccctcctcctcctcgctccgCTCTCGTCCTCCTGCTGCAACTTCCCCTCCTTCTCCCCCTTCCCCCTGCTCACCGCCTCCACCCACGTTTGACCCTGACTCCTTCTTGAACTCTCCAAAACAGGGTCAGACCTACGGTggcccccctcctcttcctctccccccttactcctcctcttccccgcTGTCTCCCCCATCCctggctctctccctctcccctacGTCCACCCCTCCATCCTCTGTGTCCCCTccatcctccctctcctcctcctcctcctcctctgaggtGGACAGACGAAACTCTGCCTCCTCTTCCCCGCCATCATGCTCCCTCCCCCTTTCGATTGCCCTGTCTCCCACTTCCACTGGGGCCccgcccctcctccccctctgcctGGAGCTGGGAGCTCTGGGACAGAACGGGGGCGGGTCTGAGGAGGTGGGTGGAGCTGAGGAGGTGAAGGACAGAAGAGgttgtggtgatgatgatgatgatgatgatgacgaaggCAGGGCTCCTCCCACCAAGCTGGCATTGCTACAG CCAAGCCACACCCCCTCTACCTCATCACCACAGCAACAGACAGGAAGCAACTCTGCTTCCCGGACCCTGGTTTGCCAACAGGCGACTTCTCCCCAGGCAGCCAATCACATGCAGCAACAAGCTGACGGACAGCCCTCATTGGTGCTGAGAACGCCCTACACTCACCAGTCTGCAGTTGAGGCCCCGCCCCCTGCTCAAATATCCCATCAACCCGTGGTTCTGCACCAACCATCAATTATCATGAAAGATGCGTCTGTCTCCGCCCCTGCTGCCGTCACCATGGCCCCTGCTCACTTGAACACACCCCCTGTACAGGTTAAGGAGGAGTCTGGGCGGGTCTACAACTCTGAGGGCACCCACATGGAGTCGTccttggaggaggaggaggaggaggaggggctggAGCCCGGTGAGCGGGGAGGGGAGGAGCTTGACATCTCCTTCGACAGCCAGTTTCCTGACCTCATCTCTGACCTCATCCCCGAGGACGCCAGTCCTGTTACAGCTCACTCCGCCACCGCCCCTCCAAACCAGCCGCTGTTCCCTGCGGGCGTGCGATACGTGGTGCCGCCTCagccctctccctcctcctccttcctgccATTCCCTCACCCgctgccctcctcctccaccagacTCACCTCCATCACTGACTTCTCCCCGGAGTGGTCGTACCCCGAG ggtGGTGTGAAGGTGTTGATCACAGGACCGTGGAGTGAGCTCTCGGGTCGATACTCGTGTGTGTTCGACCAGAGCACTGTCCCCGCTTCATTGATCCAGCCGGGAGTCCTGCGCTGCTACTGCCCTg CGCACGAGGCCGGCCTGGTGTGTCTGCAGGTGCTGGAGTCGGGAGGTTccgtttcttcttctgttctgtTCGAGTACCGAGCGAGAAATGCCAGCTCTCTGCCCAGCTCCCAGCTCGACTGGCTCTCACTGGACG ATAATCAGTTCAGGATGTCCATCCTGGAGCGGCTGGAGCAGATGGAGCGCAGAATGGCCGAGATGGCTGCCCGTGACAACAACCAGcagcaccaacaacaacaacaacaacatcatcatcattatcatcaacaGCACGGCAACCAAGTACCAGCACTTCCTCCGCCACCCCTACCCGAGGACCAGGAACAG TGGTTTGAGAGGAGGATCGTGGGAGTGTGTGAGCGAATGATTAGGGTGGGACgatggggaggaggaggcggaggaggcagagagaggctTCATCACCCTGTCCGCCACCGTGGGATGACACTGCTCCACCTGGCTGCTGCACAGGGATACACACACCTGATACAGACTCTGATCTACtggag GAGTGTGAACAGCGACTCTCTGGACCTGGAGCAGGAAGTTGATCCTCTGAATGTTGACCACTTCTCCTGCACCCCGCTG atgTGGGCTTGTGCGCTGGGCCACCAGAGGGCGGCTGAGCTATTGTACAGCTGGAACAGTCTGGCTCTGGGGATCCCCGACTCGCTTGGACGTCTGCCGCTCGCCGTCGCTCGCTCCCGAGGACACACGCGCCTCGCCACGGCGCTGGAGGAGCTGCACACGAGTACGCGGTCCATCCCCGGGGACACGCGCACGCCGGTGACGCCGCAGCCACAGCCGCCACCGTCTCCTCTGTCCACGAGCCCCGACACAG GTCTGAGCTCCTCCAGCAGCCTCCCCTCGCCCAGCgacccctcctccccctccccaagCTCTGCTTACTCCAGTGGGCCCACGCCCATGGACACCTCCCCTTCCTCACcctcttccccctcctccccctccacctcccctccctctgcctcctcccTTCCTGCTCTGTCCATGTGGGGGGAGGAGCCAAGTGATGGCTTCAGCACAG GTCTGAACCCGGGAGGCTCCAGAGATTCCCCCCTGTACCTCATGGAGTACGAGAGCGCCTCCCTTGGCCACACGCACCTTTACACACAGATGGTAGGGGGGCGGCGGACACACGCGGCCACACCGGCAGCGACGctggaggagcagctgctgAGCTACAGCGAGAACGCCGAGAACGAAGGCGAGGAAGAGGAGtacctggaggaggaggtgctaCAG GTTGACATGGCAACGCTGGCTGAGCAAATCATTGAGGCGACCCCTGAGAGAATCAAGCAGGAGGACTTCCCCAAAGGGGCGGAGTCACCGCTCAGAGAGCGACGTGACAACCCTGCCATACAGGACACCTGGCTGGCCACTTACCTGGACACTGTTgacgctcacactcactccccACCGAG GCGGTTGTGCCCCCCCTCGCCTCTCAGTGCACTGGCCCTTCAGAGGCTCCGCCCCCCCTCCTCGGCAGCCTGGGCGGAGTTCTTGAATGCGTCGACCAAtgggaagatggagagagactTTGCCCTCCTGACACTGACAGACGGCGAGCAGAGAGAGCTGTACGAGGCCGCCAGAGTCATCCAGAACGCCTTCAGGAGATACAAG GGTCGGAGGTTAAAGGAGCAGCAGGACATGGCTGCAGCCGTCATTCAGAGGTGCTACAGGAAATACAAACag TACGCGCTCTACAAGAAGATGACGCAGGCGGCCATCTTGATCCAGTCCAAGTTCCGCTCGTACTACGAGCAGAAACGTTTCCAGCAGAGCCGGCGGGCGGCGGTCCTCATCCAGCAGTACTACCGCAGCTACAAGCAGGCGCCACGTGGGGGCGCCAGCCACAACAGCAAGATCAA GGGCTCGTTCCTGACAAAGAAACAAGACCAGGCAGCGAGGAAGATCATGAGGTTTCTGAGACGCTGCAgacacag GATCAAGGAGCTGAAGCAGACGAGGgagctggagaggagaggactgaCGACATTATGA